A DNA window from Mesorhizobium sp. C432A contains the following coding sequences:
- a CDS encoding YqaA family protein yields the protein MPGDLAVYGGLFLTAFVAATILPMQSEAALAGLLLTESYAPALLIVSASAGNVLGSIVNWWLGRGVDHFRDRKWFPVKPSALTRATRWYQRYGRWSLLLSWLPLVGDPLTIVAGVLREPFWSFLVIVTIAKVGRYLALAAVTLS from the coding sequence ATGCCTGGCGATCTCGCCGTCTATGGCGGTCTTTTTCTGACCGCGTTCGTGGCGGCTACAATCCTGCCGATGCAATCAGAAGCAGCCCTAGCGGGACTGCTTCTGACGGAAAGCTATGCTCCGGCTCTGCTCATCGTCTCCGCAAGCGCAGGCAATGTGCTCGGCTCGATCGTCAATTGGTGGCTTGGCCGGGGCGTCGATCACTTTCGCGACCGCAAATGGTTCCCGGTGAAGCCCTCCGCACTGACGCGCGCGACGCGATGGTACCAGCGCTATGGACGATGGTCGCTGCTGTTGAGCTGGTTGCCCCTCGTCGGCGATCCGCTGACGATCGTGGCGGGCGTCCTGCGGGAGCCGTTCTGGAGCTTCCTCGTGATCGTCACGATCGCGAAGGTTGGCCGCTACCTAGCGCTCGCGGCGGTGACACTGAGCTGA
- a CDS encoding ABC transporter substrate-binding protein, whose product MITLDRRNFLVSTAGLAFAAALPRSAFSETNDTLKIAIAAETGDLDLLQNVSTLSTYTIVFDALIHYGQNGALEPGLATKWTVADDQLSIAFDLREGVTFSDGTPFDSAAAEWNLKRWLGVSDFSWIGISDAFDSIVTDGPNKLTVKLKRPVPAALLELTIVRPVRFLSPKAVDKDGKQTAPIGTGPWIVEKYDSSGTTLIRNDKYWGEKPLFSRMELKVVPDELARANGLRSGDLDVIGGDWVATLSPRRARALESDGMKVVAEPGTATMLLGYSPKSKIIADKAVRDAVYASVDRAAIAKVLFEGFADPAADLFPANVPSSGKRHDVPVRDVAAAKKILADGGWVDSGGAWTKAGSPLTIDFLVSEESLPGSRRIAEMIQGQLSEVGFQVQVSSVDNATMHERRPAFNYDLALFTTYGAPYDPHGTLGNAFVSTADSGPDGKIYVSDALDGVVKAALEASGAERDLKMQALYDWLHDNTAICPLVVSQRLWAHNPRAENFSLPATDYDLPFKAITLKA is encoded by the coding sequence ATGATCACTCTCGACCGCCGCAATTTCCTTGTTTCCACTGCCGGACTTGCCTTCGCCGCCGCGCTGCCACGCAGCGCCTTCTCCGAAACCAACGACACGCTGAAGATTGCCATCGCCGCGGAGACCGGCGATCTCGATTTGCTGCAGAACGTGTCGACGCTGAGCACCTACACCATCGTCTTCGATGCGCTGATCCACTACGGCCAGAACGGCGCGCTTGAGCCGGGACTTGCCACCAAATGGACTGTCGCGGACGATCAATTGTCAATCGCTTTCGATCTGCGTGAAGGCGTGACTTTCAGCGACGGCACACCGTTTGACTCGGCTGCGGCCGAATGGAACCTCAAGCGCTGGTTGGGGGTGAGCGACTTTTCATGGATCGGCATCTCCGACGCTTTCGATAGCATCGTCACCGATGGACCGAACAAGTTGACGGTCAAGCTGAAGCGGCCAGTGCCGGCGGCACTGCTTGAACTCACCATCGTGCGGCCCGTCCGTTTCCTGTCGCCCAAGGCGGTCGACAAGGATGGCAAGCAGACGGCGCCGATCGGCACCGGACCGTGGATCGTCGAAAAATACGATTCGAGCGGCACCACCCTCATTCGCAACGACAAATACTGGGGCGAGAAGCCGCTCTTCAGCCGCATGGAATTGAAGGTGGTTCCGGACGAACTCGCTCGCGCCAATGGTCTGCGCTCAGGCGACCTCGATGTCATCGGTGGCGACTGGGTGGCGACGCTGTCGCCGCGCCGCGCTCGCGCACTGGAAAGCGACGGCATGAAGGTCGTGGCCGAACCGGGCACGGCGACGATGCTGCTCGGCTATTCGCCGAAGTCGAAGATCATCGCCGACAAGGCCGTCCGTGACGCCGTCTATGCATCGGTCGACCGGGCGGCGATCGCCAAGGTGCTGTTCGAGGGCTTTGCCGACCCGGCCGCCGATCTGTTCCCGGCGAACGTGCCTTCCTCGGGCAAGCGGCATGACGTGCCGGTGCGCGACGTGGCGGCGGCCAAGAAGATCCTTGCCGATGGCGGCTGGGTCGACAGCGGTGGTGCCTGGACCAAGGCCGGCTCTCCACTGACCATCGATTTTCTCGTTTCCGAAGAGTCCCTGCCGGGATCGCGGCGCATCGCCGAAATGATCCAGGGTCAGTTGTCCGAGGTCGGTTTCCAGGTCCAGGTGTCCTCGGTGGACAATGCCACCATGCATGAACGGCGTCCGGCCTTCAACTATGACCTGGCTTTATTCACCACCTACGGAGCGCCCTACGATCCGCACGGCACGCTGGGCAACGCCTTCGTCTCGACCGCCGACAGCGGCCCTGACGGCAAGATCTACGTCTCCGACGCGCTCGACGGCGTCGTCAAGGCTGCGCTCGAGGCGAGCGGCGCCGAACGCGACCTGAAGATGCAGGCCCTCTACGACTGGCTCCACGACAACACCGCCATCTGTCCTCTCGTCGTCAGCCAGAGACTGTGGGCCCACAATCCGCGCGCGGAGAATTTCTCGCTCCCGGCGACCGACTATGATCTGCCGTTCAAGGCGATCACGCTGAAGGCCTGA